The sequence TTTGGAGGCATTGGTGTTTCCTCATTTTTCATTTTGGAGAAACACCATGTCTGATTCAAAAAAATTTGCAGTCACTTACACCATCGACTATCAACACCGTGTTGTTGTCGGTGTTACCGCTTCAGATCAGAGCACTGCTATTCAAATTGCCAGCAATGCCTTTGATGAAGGTGTGATTTGGGATGATACGTCCGAGATGCCGTTGCTGTTCGATGACTATGAGGAAGTTGAAGGTGAAACCCTGGAATTTACCGCTGAAGAAATTCAGTCGTTTCCAGAGCCTGATTCTTCCGTCAAACAACTAAATGCCAATCAGTTCGCCTTTTATTGCGCACAGGCATTGTTAACCGGCGAAATGGATTCTGCCTTTGAGTTTGCGAAAAAGGCTTTGCCTCAGTTAGCTGCATCTCAACCGGAAGAATCTATTTGGAGCGTTAAAATGTTAAAAAGCGTGCAAAACTTTCCAGGGTCCTGGGGAAAAGAGCGTTGAAAAGTTTCCACCCCAGGTTGTTTAATGTCCGGTTTTTTGCCGGAGAATCCTGGAGTGTTAGTAATGGACGTTATAGCCGAAATCAGACGGCGTCATTTTATAGAGAAAGAATCGATCACCTCTTTGGCGGAAGCTTATAAGCTATCCCGCCCCACCATCCGCAAGCATCTCAAGACGGTCGAAGTCCCGGTTTATCATCGTAACGATCAGCCACACCCCAAGTTGGGTTCCTACCGCGAGCGGTTGGACACTTGGCTGGAGCAGGAGGCCCCTTTGCCGCGCAAACAACGACGTAGTGCTCAACGCTTGTATGAATGTTTACAGGTCGAGGGTTATCGTGGGGGTTACACCGCCGTACAGCGCTATGTCAAGCGCTGGAAGAAAAAGCGAGCCAGCAGTCCTACGATCAAGCAAGCCTTTGTCCCGTTAGCTTTTCCAGCGGGCGAGACGTGCCAGTTTGACTGGAGCCAAGAAACCGTTGAGCTTGGCGGCGTGGTGCAGACCATTAAAGTCGCACATTTTCGCTTAGCCTACAGTCGGCAGATGTTCATCGTGGCCTATCCGCGTGAAACCCAGGAAATGGTGCTGGATGCCCATAACCAAGCCTTCGCTTTCTTCGGCGGTGTGCCGAAACGCATGGTGTACGACAACCTAAAAACGGTGGTTGATGCCATTTTTGTTGGCAAGGAACGGCGCTTTAACCGTCGTTTTTTGGCTTTGGCCAATCACTATTTATTTGAGCCGGTGGCCTGCACACCCGAGTCCGGTTGGGAAAAAGGCCAGGTGGAAAATCAGGTGGGCAATATCCGGGAGTGGCTGTTTACGCCCCGGGCCAAATTCGAAGACTTTGCCGCCCTTAACGCCTGGTTAGCGACGCGTTGCCGTGAATTGGCTGGGCGCCTTCATCCTGAACAAGCTTCACGCACCATTGCCGATTGCTTTGCTGAAGAACAACCACGGTTAATGCCGGTCAAGGCCGTATTCGATGGTTATGTGGAAGAGATGCGGCGAGTATCGCAACTCTGCCTGATTCGCATCGACCGTAACCGTTACAGTGTGCCAGCGGAATGGGCCAATAGCGTGGTGTCGGTGCGTTTAACCGCAGATTGCGTGCGCATGGTCGCCGAGGGACAGATCATCGCTGAACACAGTCGCCAATGGGGCCGTGATCAACTGGTTTGTGATCCTTGGCATTATCTGCCGGTTTTAGAGAAAAAGCCCGGCGCACTCCGGCATGGTGCACCGTTTCGGGCATGGGATTTGCCGGTGTCGATCAAAGTGGTGCGCGATCGCATCCTCAAGCAAGACAAGGGCGACCGGGCCTTTGTCGATCTGTTGCTGATGGCCAGAGACCTGGGTGATGGCGGGCTGGATGTCTTGGAAGTCGCCTGCGATCTGACTTTGCAAACCGGCGTCATCAGCGCGGCCATTGTACTCAATGAAATGCGCCGATTAACCGAAGCGGCTCAGCCTAAAACACTGGACGAAACGCCAGCACCGATTCTGACCTTGGAGCCTGTGGCCGATTGCAGCCGCTACGATGCCTTACGGAGCGCGCGCCATGTCCATTGATCGTACCGCGCAACTGAAAACCCTGCATCTGTTCGGCATGGCCGCTGCCTGGAGCGAATGGCAAGCCGAATACGCCCAGAAAAAACCGGTCATGCCGGAAGTCTGGCTGGATCGCTTGATCGAAGCCGAACAGGCCGACCGGCAGGCACGCAGCTTGAATTACCAACTCAAAGCGGCACGTTGCCCAATACATCGGGATTTGATGAGTTTTGACTGGCAGGAAACGCCGTTACAGCAAGCCAGGATTGAACAACTGGCCACCGCTGGCTTTATGGATCAAGCCTACAACTTGATACTGGTCGGCGGCACCGGTACCGGTAAAACCCATTTGGCGACCGCGCTGGGTATTGCCGCGATTCATCAAGGCAAACGCATTCGCTTCTACAACGCTGTTGATCTGGTCAATCAACTGGACAAGGAAAAACAACAGGGCAAAGCCGGCAATCTGGCCAAGCAACTGTCCTCTATGGATGCCGTCATCCTGGATGAATTGGGCTATCTGCCATTCCCAGCATCGGGCGGCGCCTTGCTATTTCACCTCATCAGCCATCTGTACGAAAAAACCTCGCTGATCATCACCACTAATCTTAATTTCGGAGAATGGGCACAGGTATTTGGCGACGCCAAGATGACCACAGCGCTGCTGGATCGCATTACCCATCACTGCGATATTTTGGAAACTGGCAACGATTCTTATCGGTTTAAACAACGTAAAAAGGCGGCTAAAATGCAATAACCTTACAAGTCAACTGGAAACTTTTCAACGCTCTTTACTGGAAAGTTTTCAACGCCGTTTGACAGCGTTAAAAGCGGTAACGGCTGCGATCCTTTTGAAATGATTGCTGCTAATCGTGAAGATGCTCTTCGAGATGCCTTATATGCGATTGGTTGGAGCGTTTCACCCAAGAAAACGCCTTCGCCATCTGACCTGTAACTTTTAATTACCAATCAAGGGAGATTCATGCTCCCTTGTGGGCTTGCATCTCTCTTTCAATTCTTTGAGAGAAAATCATGCAAAACGAAAGCAACGAAAACATTGAAAGTTCTTACACTTATCGTGCTTGCCAATCTATTTTGGCCGGCGATCAAAAATCCGCCTTGGAATACGCTAAAAAAGCGTTTCCTTCGTTGGTTGATGAACCTGAAACCTATTGTTTGACGACCCTTGAGTTGCTTGATCTTGCCAAAGATCATCATCTCGATATGTCTTTGTCGTTTAACGGATGTTTTCGCACGGGGCTTTATTTAGGCGCCACATCAACGCTTGGTCTTCATCTTCATAGAGGTACTGTTGGAAGATCTCATCGGATACTGCCGGTGGAGTTTTTGCGCTTTTATCCGAATTCTCTTGGAAAGGTATGGCGCATCGATCAAAAAACGCCTGCAAAATCTGTTTATCGGACTTTTTGCAATATCCGTCAAACCATTGTTAAACAAATGATCAACCTGTCGTATTTTTCACCGCTGGTTTATTTCAATTAACTGGATTAATTTTTTTTAACCCACAAGGGGGATGTCCCATTCCCTCTTTGGGGAATTGGCATCTCTCTTCACTTTTGGAGAGATGTTATGAACAAAAAAGTATTGGTAACAGTAAGCGGTGGTGTACCAACAGTCTTTGCTGATCACGGTGTCAATGTCGTCGTTCTCGATTACGACGATGCGAAGGTCATGCATCCCGATGACATGGTTCCCATTCATCTTGATTTTTTACCTTTGATGGAGTTTGCAAAGGCTATTGATGACTGGCCTCTGACGGATGACGGCAGATTCAATGATGCCAAAAATCTTTCGGATATCACCTGGAAGCTTTTATCGAAAGAACGCCCGCCGATCGCTGTACGTGTCGAATGCGTCATGAAGCCTGAGTTCGCTAATGGTTTGCTCGGTAGAAAATTCCTGTGGCTTCACAATGATGGGTATTGGAAAGGCGAAAGCATTTCCAATCAATCCCAGATATTTCCGATAGGAAGTGTATTGGCTTGGGCGCCCATTCGTGACTTTTCAGGAGAGCATTGTGTCGGTTAATACGCAGACTTCTGTTGCTTCAAAAACGGTCGGATCATTTCTCATTCGGAAAATACCCAGTATTTTTACGAATCGTGATGGCAAGCTCGATATCGTCATTCACAAGGCAACCGGTGAAAGCTGGGGTGCTTTGTATGATGGCAAGCGCTATACCATTGCCATGATTCTTGAAGCCGATACCTATCGTCCGATCCGCTCCAATCTCACGGTTCCTAAAGAATTGTTGGATAACCTTGTTGCATGTGGATTTTGACCATGTTGGCCAAGTTAGAAGACGGCTCGATCGTTACCTTGGAAAAAGACTGTAGCTGCACAGATCATGATGGACCTCATTGGCTCCATTCCGATCGATTGTTCCGACAACTGAATCTTCAGTTGCTTGGGTCAAATAATCTTCAGACACAGGCTTTTGCCATGGAAGAGCAAGCCAGGTTAACGCGCAAACTTTCGATAATGAAAGCCAAGCGTATTGCTGAACTGCTCCAATAATCACTATTCCTTTCCAGGAGTAGTTTTTCAACCCTCGCGGGCTCATTTCCGCCAGGGAATGACTCCGCGAATTTTTAATTTTTCAAGGAGTCATTTATCCAAATCGCGGCGAAAAACCCCTCCCTTCAGGCAGGGGATGTAAGCCGCCCGGGGAAGCCAGTGAAGGGATTGCATATCTCGCAAGCCGTGCTCGAATAAAGGCATGAGCACCAAAAATACTACCATACGCCACCAAAGCTACCGATTCCGCCTGGAACCCAAGGCCAAACACCTGGATCATTTGAACCGATCCCTGGGTGTCAATCGCTGGGTCTGGAACAAACTGCTGGCCGCTAACCTGCACCGATTACGAAACGGCATGTCTTTGCTGGTACGAGGAAATGGCCTGGTGGATTCAATTCTGGAAGCAAACCGAAGACTACGCCTTTCTGCGTGAAGCACCCGCCCAATCCTTGCAACAAACCGCCAAGGCCCTCGAACGCGCCTTCAAGGACGCCTTCGACAAAACCAAACCGAACAAACGGTTGCCGAAACCGAAAAAGCTCGGCAAAAACGAAGCCGGTATCAAATACCCGCAGGGTTTTAAGCTGGATGAAAACAACCGTGTCATCAGGCTGCCCAAGCTCGGATGGGTGAAATACCGCAACAGTCGCCCGATCAAAGGCGTGATCAAAAACGTCACCGTATCCCGGCATGGCTGCCACTGCTGGCTGTCGATCCAGACCGAACGCGCAATCGAAAAACCGGTTCACCCGGCGTCCGGTGAAATCGGCCTCGATCTGGGCGTCAAGCGCTTATACACGCTCTCGAACGGCGATTACCACGAACCTTTCAACATCGAACCGTTGGCAAAGCAGTTGATCCACACACAGCGCACGCTGTCGCGCCGGGTCAAGTTCTCTGCTAACTGGCACAAGCAGAAAAAACGCATCAACCGCCTGAATACGCGAATTGCCCATGCCCGTTTGGATACCCTTCACAAAGCCACGACACGGATCAGCCAAAACCACGCCATGATCTATGTGGAAGACTTGAAGGTGAATCATATGACGCGCAGCGCCAAAGGGACACTGAACGATCCCGGTCGTCAAGTCCGGCAAAATCCGGACTCAACAAGGCGATATTGAGCCAGGGCTGGGGGCTTTTTTGTGACCAGTTGACCTACAAGCAGCAATGGCAAGGCGGCGATGTCATACGGGTAGCGCCGCATCACACCAGCCGGACGTGCCCATGTTGCCGCCATGTCGCGAAGGATAACCGGCAAACCCAGGCCGAATTCCGTTGCGTCGAATGCGGCTACGAAAACCATGCCGATCTGGTAGGTGAAGTGGCTACACTAAACCGGACACACAATCTAAAATAACCTAAAAATAGAGAGTGTGTCGAAAATGGATCAAGAAAAACAAAAAGTAAAAGTATATAGTGCCGAATTTAGAGAATCCTCCGTGAAGCTGGTGATAGGCTCCGATCAGCCGATCACCCAGACAGCAAAGGATTTAGGTGTTAATCCCAATACGCTACATACCTGGATCAACAAATATAGCCAGCCAAAGGGGCCCAATAAAATTGTGCGAACCGATGAGCATCTCTATGAAGAATTGAAGCGACTAAAGAAGGAAAACGCCCGATTGACAGAGGAACGTGACCTATTAAAAAAAGCAGCGGCGTACTTTGCCAGGGAACAACGGTGAAGTACGCCTGGATCAAACAACATGAGCCCGAATTTTCGGTTAAGTCGATGTGCCGTTTCATGAGCGTTTCTCGTAGCGCTTACTATGGTTGGCGAGAACGCCCTCAGACAGTCATTGAAAAAGACGATGCTGAGCTGGCTGAGGTCATTAAGGCCTTGTTTAAAAAAAGTCGAAAAAACTATGGAACGCGTCGTCTCAAAGAAGCCTTAATCAAACGGGATCGGCAGGTGAGTCGCCGTCGCATTGGCCGGTTAATGGGAACTGCGGGTTTAGCCTGTAAAACCAAGCGCAAATTCAAAGCGACTACGAATTCCAAGCATAATTTACCTATTGCGCCCAATCACTTGGATCGGCAATTCACGGCGGCACAACCGAATCAGACCTATGTCGGCGACATCACTTATATTCATACACAGGAAGGCTGGTTGTACTTGGCTGTCGTAATCGATCTCTATTCGCGGCAGGTGGTGGGCTGGTCAATGGCCGAGCATATGAGGGCTAAATTAGTGAATGATGCGTTATTGATGGCCGTTTGGAAACGCAAACCTGGTAAAGGCTTGATTTGGCATACCGACAGAGGCAGTCAATACGCCTCCGACAGTCATCGTGCCCTATTGAAGGATCATGGCATCATCCAGAGTATGAGCCGCAAAGGCAACTGCTGGGACAATGCCGTCTCAGAAAGCTTCTTTCATACCCTGAAAACAGAACTGGTTCATCATCAGCGTTATCAAACCAAAGCTGAGGCTAAGCAGGAACTTTTTGAATATATCGAGGTGTTCTACAACCGTGAAAGGCTTCATTCTGCCAATAACTATTTGTCGCCAGTGGACTACGAAATGCAGCTAAAATCTGCTTAACTTTGTGTCCGGAAAAGTGTTGACACATCAAGGCGCTATGAATGTATTGGCGAAAGGCCAAGCCTTGCTCGCCGCAACCAAACAACCGCAGGGCATGCGGGGTTCGCCTGTCAAGTGAACGGTGCAGGAATGCCGTCAGCAGCAGGAACCAGCTCAGTGTCATAAGACGCCAGAGGAATCCTCGGCCTTTAGGCCGGGGAGGATGTCAAATTCGTCGAGTTCGAAGTGTCTTGTCTGCACCTGTGTCTGCTACTGAAGCAAATCATTGGAGGATTTCATTGCAGGTTCAGCTCGATCAAAAGCTTCTCAAAGACGCACCGTATGCGATTGACTTGCTCAATAAGCATGCTGCTTCATGGGATGAAACCGATGCTGGCGAACGCTATTGGCGACTGCATCCATTAACTTCCTTAAAGGATGCGGCCATCTTGTTCAAATTCCGCTTTTTGCCGCTGTCTACCTGGAGCTTCATCGCGACCAGCGGACCTTGTTTTGAACATGAAGCACGCGAACTTTTGATGCCATCAAAATCTCGTGCAGCCTGATGCTTGCGTTTTCAACTTTCTGTTTGATCCTATCAGTGATTTAGTCGTTATTTTTACTACGGGATCGTTGTGCTTTGCGCCTCAATCCCGTGCATTCTTTTTGGAGCTGTTTTTTGCGGCCTTTTCTAGAGAATTTCTATGCAAACCCAATTACCTGATCGCCGCCAACTGGTTACTGAATTAGCCGAATTTTGCGGTACTTCTCAGTGGTATCAACATCATCTTGTCAAAGATATGACCTACACCGACGGCATCAAATACTTTGCCGATAGGACAGGAAGTTTCTGGCTGATTGATCTTGTTGCAACAGAATTTTTCCCTTTGCTGACTGAACAACCACTTTTGGTGATCATTGCTTCTTCTGAGGGAAAATCTTGCGAATTAACCGTCACCGATGGCAATGACGCCCAAATAACGGCAAGGAATTTTTCCTTTTCCACAATGCCTGCCGGTGAGTGGAAGTTCTATTTGACGGATGACGTTTTGCTTTTGCCGTCTGAATACTGATTTTTTTTTTGGAGATTTTTCAATGGATACTGTTGAATTGATGTGTGAGCCAGAAGCTGTTATTACCGAAGATGGCTATTTGTTTTTCCGTCTTCCGGATGGCCGTTATGTCGACAACCCAGATAATGCCGATCTTGCTTACGATTCATTGGGGCAAATCACCGAAACGTGTGACATATTGTCCCCCTCTAAAACGGCAATCCGTTTGGCTGGATATTTCAGCTGGAGTGATGAAGAGCTCGCTCACGCACTCAAGACTTTGAGCTTTTCATACATCAATGAGAACTCGGTTATGTTAAAAAATGGCCGCGAAATTCGCTGGCCATCTTCGCCGCAAACCTGCACCTATGTTCGTGTTATGCAGGACGGATTTGAGTTAGGTTATTGGGCGTGTGACGATGAACATCATTGGTTCGAAGATGTAATGGGAGCAGTGTTGACTTGTTGCGCAGGACAAAGTATTCCAGCAAGTTGAAAGACGCGCTAAAACATGCGTCTTTCGAATGCAAAAAGGTTGACGGTATTTGGCATACTGCCGGTACCGTCTTTCCAGAACGCTTGTATCGAGCATTGTGGAAAGACGAATTTTTGTAGCCCTCTAAGAGGACTCAAAATAAAGTGCCAGTTCAGCACTCTAAATAAGGCAACCTGTTAAGCGCTTCGGCGTGATTCTTATCTTTACCCACCGGGGAAACAACTTCTCCCGGTATGGGCGTTGGTGTTTCCCCTTTTTTCTTTTTGAAATTCGGAGAAACATCATGACTCAAATTACTAAAAAATTCCCAATCGGTTCCACTTTCAACATTGCTGCACCTGCTGCAATGATGGTTGAAGGTTTTGAGGATGAAACTCATCCATCCATTCCAACCCGGAAAGAGTATGTGTTTCGCAATGAACATCTTCGTGATGTGATTGCGTTCATTTCCAATCCACTTGGCGATGCGCTTTATTTGACTGGTCCTACGGGTTCCGGCAAAACCTCGCTGATCTGCCAAGTTGCAGCCCGTTTAAATTGGCCAGTTCACCAAGTCACCTGTCATGGTCGCCTTGAGCTGAACGATTTGATCGGTCAATTCATGCTGGTTAACGGCTCTATGTCTTTTGTTCACGGGCCTTTGGCTCAGGCCGTCCGAGACGGACATCTTTTGATCTTGAATGAGATCGATTTGATGGACCCCTCAGAGCTCGCTGGTTTGAACGATATTATCGAAGGGCAACCTTTGGTAATTCCTCAAAACGGTGGCGAAGTCATCAAGCCTCACCCTAAATTCCGTTTGATTGCTACCGGCAACTCTGCTGGTCAAGGTGATCAATCCGGTCTTTATCAAGGCGTCATGCAACAAAACCTGGCCTTTCTTGACAGGTTTCGCCTGATGGAAGTCAGTTACTCTGAAGCATCTATCGAGCAATCCATTCTCAAGTCTGTTTTAACGGGAATGGGTGTCCCTTTTGATTCTGTCATGGAAAACTTGACGGAAAAGATGATTCAAGTGGCCAATGAAATTCGTCGACTCTTTGTCGGTGGTACTGACGGTGCCGGCGAGTTGAGCGTTACCATGTCTACTCGGACACTGGTTCGCTGGACAAATCTGATGATTGCCTATAAACGTGCTCCCAATGCATTGGCCTATTCGTTGGATCGTGCGCTGACATTACGTGCCGAGCCCGCTCAACGCGAAGCCATTCACAGGATCGCCAAAGACGTTTTCGGTGATGCCTGGGGAGATGATGCGTAATGCCTGCTTTAGCTTACGATCTTTATCGTTTTACTAATTCGGATCGCTCAACCAAAGATTGGGCTGTTCGTGTTAATGGTGATGGCACTTATACCTCACGATGGGGTAAAACAGGTACCAAACTGCAATCTAAAACCTTTGATAAGAACATGCTTTCCATGAATGAGCATATTCGTTCAAAGACTGATAAAGGATACAAGCTAATTGGCCAAGTATTGATTGATGACGATGGCAAGATTACATCTGCTTCTCAAACGTCAAAACATCAAGGTCAAGACCCTCATCCAACCGATGATCCGCCTTGTCTATTCTGGCGCCTGAGAATCAAACAGTCTGTTTTGTCTGATACTCAAGCCATTGGACAATTCCATGCAAACGTTTTATCTATGAGCAAGACGATTACTGGAATTTTTGGTGCATCTGCTTTTTTGGAAAATTTCCTGCATGCCTTGATTAATGATAAGGCCGTTTCTGCAGGTAAGTTGTTCAAGGAACAAGGAGTCGCCTCATTGTTGCTGTTCATGGCTATGATGAAAGTGGCCCCGTCACAAGTCAGCGTCCATTTGTCGCATGATGACGGTGTTGAAATCAGTAACAAGCTCAAGCTCGAATCCAAAGCGCTGTCGTTTTTTGATACGGATTTGGAAACAGTGCGACCTGTTGCTGAAGCTTTGGGTCTTCTTGAGAAGCGGCTCGATTTATCGGCCGTAGCATCATCTCAGGACGATTTTTACTTTTAAATTTTCTAACCCTAAAGGGGCAGTCTATCGCCCCCTGGGTCGTGTGCTGCCTCTTTTTTTTATTTTTTGGAGGTAGTTATGTCACACAATGCAGAAATGATTTTGGACCAAATCGATGTTGTCAAACTCGACATCAACCTTTGGACAAGTTCAAAAAAATTAAGACCAGAGGATCTCGTTTTAGCCGATGGTTCCAAACTTCCACCGGAAGATTTGGCTTATCTCGGCACCAAAAAGACCATTGATCCCGACAAGTTGAAAGAATTCAACCGCATCAAAAAAGAAGCGGAAAGAATTTGTCTTCAATCCGGAACTCGATTTATCGGTGGTTTTGCTAATCCGCGGGCTGAAATTCCTCGTATTACGCAAGAGCTGGATGAGTTATCGAAGACCTTTTACGAGGCTCGCGATCAACTGCTGGCCACTTATCACGAGGACACTGAAGAATGGATCGCTCGCCATGCTGAATTTGGTGATGCCATTCGTCGTGCGATTGAGCCAGTTGAATCCGTAGCATCCAAGTTGCGATTCGATTACGTTGTGTTTCGCGTAACCGTACCCCAGGCAGATACTTTATTGCCTGATGCAACACCAGCTGCCGTCGATTCCCTGCATCGTCGTACCAATTCCATGAGTGATCAGCTTTTTCATGAAATCGCTCAGGAAGCCAGTCAACTTATCGATCGATCGTTCGTGGGTAAGGATACTGTCACCGGCCGATCTCTCAATGCTTTTCGGAGAATGCGGGATAAGCTAGACAGCCTGGGTTTTCTTGATCATCGGTGCATGCCAGTTGTTGATAAGATCGATGCTGTTTTGGACGCCTTGCCCAAACAAGGTCCCTATAATGGTATTGCATTCAACAGCCTTTTCACGCTTGGTTTGCTGTTGTCAGATCCTGACAAAATCAAACGTCATGGCAGTGGTTTGTTGCAAATGGAATCAATCTCGGTTTCTGATGCTATAGCCGCAGTTGAATCCGATGAAGAAGATGTCGATGTAGAAATGCTCGACTCATCACCTGCTGTACCCGTTGCGGTTGCGGAAGAACCTGTTGAAGCACCTGTTGCTGATACTTCTGCTGTCAATACCGATGACGACAATGATCTTCCCGGTTTTGACGACTTCCTGTCCAACTACAATCCTGCAAAAGATGTTTTTGATACCGCACCTTTAGTCGATGTTTCAATTAACCTCGATAATTTTGCTCAAGATGTTTTTGAACCGGCTCTCGAAGCAACAAGCTTTATGGCTTCTGTCAAAGAAACTGTACAAGTTGCCGCGGAAACCGCTTCAACATCAATTCCTGTTCAATCTAAAGATGAGTCTGAAACTCCAGCTACTGAAGAAGTAGTCGAAGATTTCTGGTTCTAATTTTTCTACCCGGCGGGTGCAACTTCATCCCGCGTGGGATGATTTGCCTCCGCCTCCATTTTTTTCTTTTTTGGAGGCTTTATGGCTAACAACTATTCGCAGGCAACTGTTTCACCTTGTTTACCGCTGGATCTCGTCACTAATTTCGAGCAAATCCTACTTAATGAGTATGGATTTCAATACGAGTTATACGGATCACTGGATGAACGTAAGATTTATTTTTATGTTCCGGATAGCGAAAGAGATTCAGTCGAAGACTTCGAACTTGAATTGATCGAGGAATATGCGAGCCAAGGTGATGAAATTGCCAAGGCCTTGCAACAGTACATCAACGAAAACGGTGATGACGAAATCGACCAATTTATTTCGTTTCAATACAGCTGGGTTTCAATATTCCAGCACATCCTCAATAAACCAGGATGTCAAATTGACGAAATCGTCGTTGAAGGCTGTTATTTTTGCGACAGGCTCCGGCAAGGTGAATTTGGTGGCTGGATTACCAGAATCACAAAGTTCACTGTCCAGTATGGAGGAACTCAGGCAATGCTTATTCAGATGCAACAGGAGCCGGCCTTCTTGGAAGCCCTTGACATTGTTTATCAGTTGGCATCAGCCAATTGCGCTGACAATGAACATGATCCTGATGATCCACTTCTGGATGAACGTCTAGCTGAGGAATGTCGCAAACAACGGGCAGCGCTCAACTTGATCCATGATTACTGCGCTAATCACGAATTGAATCGATAAGATTTAACTTTTCTACTTAATTTTTTTAACCCTTGAGGTGAACCTTTGCCTCTCGGGCTCATGGTTTGCCTCTTTTTTTTGGAGATACAAATCATGAAAAACCAAACCTTGAATAACGCTTTTCCAATTGTTGCTGCAGCATTGGGCAATAAGTTTGGCGTTAAAGTCTCTGTAGGTGGAGAAGACGCCTATACAACAGGTGATCGTATTCATCTGCCGGCATTAGACACTGATGATTCCAATATCAAGGATGTTGCCTGGGGTTACCTGGCACATGAAGCTGCTCACGTTCGGTTCACTGATTTTGGTGAATTTCGCAATGCTGCTACCAGTCCTCTACGGAAGCATATTGTCAATATCCTGGAAGATATCCGCATCGAAAAAGCGATGCAGGAACCCTATCCAGGTACAAAACGTACAACTGAGAAAGTGACTGAATACTTGGTTCAAACGGATGCTTATGGTTTTGTCACAAAAGACCAAGAACCGCATCCTGCCAGCGTTCTTTCACAATTTCTGTTATTTCGTTTGAGACACGATGTTCTTGGCCAAAAAGCCTTGTCGTCGCTTGCTGATTCTGCTGAGTCTCTGTTGGAAGATACTTTTCCTGCAG comes from Methylicorpusculum oleiharenae and encodes:
- a CDS encoding DUF3150 domain-containing protein, with the translated sequence MDQIDVVKLDINLWTSSKKLRPEDLVLADGSKLPPEDLAYLGTKKTIDPDKLKEFNRIKKEAERICLQSGTRFIGGFANPRAEIPRITQELDELSKTFYEARDQLLATYHEDTEEWIARHAEFGDAIRRAIEPVESVASKLRFDYVVFRVTVPQADTLLPDATPAAVDSLHRRTNSMSDQLFHEIAQEASQLIDRSFVGKDTVTGRSLNAFRRMRDKLDSLGFLDHRCMPVVDKIDAVLDALPKQGPYNGIAFNSLFTLGLLLSDPDKIKRHGSGLLQMESISVSDAIAAVESDEEDVDVEMLDSSPAVPVAVAEEPVEAPVADTSAVNTDDDNDLPGFDDFLSNYNPAKDVFDTAPLVDVSINLDNFAQDVFEPALEATSFMASVKETVQVAAETASTSIPVQSKDESETPATEEVVEDFWF